The Calditrichota bacterium sequence GAACCGGCAGGTGACGATTAGGTCCCGCCGGGAGGCTGTTAGTGCCGGTGACGCGCGATGATCGTCCTCATTCTGGTCCTCTTGGGACTGCTTGCCTACGGCGTGCTGGAGTATCGGGGTCATCAACGCCGTCTTCGAGCAATCCCCCTGCGCATCCACGTCAACGGGACGCGCGGCAAGTCTTCCGTAACCCGCCTGATTGCTGCCGGACTAAGAGCCGGTGGAATCAAGACAATGGCCAAGACGACCGGAACCCTGCCGAGGATCATCGATTTCGAGGGTCGGGAAGTTCCCATTGTCCGCGATCAGCGCGCCAACATTATCGAACAAGTCAAGATTCTCAAATACTTCGAGCGCCGCAAGCCGGAAGCGATGGTGATCGAATGCATGGCCGTGCTGCCGGAGTATCAATACATCTGCGAGAGGCAGATTATACGCTCGCACATCGGCGTCATCACCAACGCACGGCTCGACCATATCAATGAGATGGGGAAGTTCCGGGAGCAAATAGCCCGGTCGCTCGCCAACTCGGTGCCGGCTGGCAAGCCTGCCGGCGGGCCGTTCGTTCTGAAGGGCAAGCCCCTTCCCCCGATCCTCTTCACATCCGAGAAGACCAATTTCAGGGTTCTCAAAGAAGTAGCCGACTTTCAGGGCGTCGAGGCGCGACGGGTCGGCGGAGGCGGAATTACCGGAGACGAACTGCAGAGATTTGGGCATATCGAGCATCCGGCCAATGTCGGGCTGGCGCTTGCAGTCTGCGAATATGTCGGCATCGACCGGCAGACGGCTTTGGAAGGAATGTACCGGTCCGCGCCGGATGCCGGAGCGCTCAAAATCGCCCGTTGTCACGAGCGTGGCAAAGACCTTCTCTTCGTCAACGCAATGGCAGCAAATGATCCCGAATCGACGCTTGAAATCTACCACCAGATCGTCGAGCGGTTCGCGCCGCTCGGGACGTTTATCATCCTGCTCAACTCTCGAGCCGATCGACAGGATC is a genomic window containing:
- the pgsB gene encoding poly-gamma-glutamate synthase PgsB; protein product: MIVLILVLLGLLAYGVLEYRGHQRRLRAIPLRIHVNGTRGKSSVTRLIAAGLRAGGIKTMAKTTGTLPRIIDFEGREVPIVRDQRANIIEQVKILKYFERRKPEAMVIECMAVLPEYQYICERQIIRSHIGVITNARLDHINEMGKFREQIARSLANSVPAGKPAGGPFVLKGKPLPPILFTSEKTNFRVLKEVADFQGVEARRVGGGGITGDELQRFGHIEHPANVGLALAVCEYVGIDRQTALEGMYRSAPDAGALKIARCHERGKDLLFVNAMAANDPESTLEIYHQIVERFAPLGTFIILLNSRADRQDRSIQLIEMSAGNITFDKMILTGESLSRFLSFLPRYNIPREKALGLGWIAPEKVYDQLFDMVEGSHGTVLAIGNVGAGGLDIFRHFYKHRRQEA